The proteins below are encoded in one region of Methanobrevibacter sp.:
- a CDS encoding heat-shock protein: MGEQKYEINKTVLKEFYEELMALEDWIPFEIKSSLPLEISMKLGSKVKNKDLWWNKIMEHQRANPYDDYYDYINWEIESFLSKYPYFKPLFIVLNNSVENIQ, from the coding sequence ATGGGTGAACAAAAATATGAAATTAATAAAACTGTTTTAAAAGAATTTTATGAGGAATTAATGGCTTTAGAAGATTGGATTCCTTTTGAAATTAAAAGTTCATTACCTCTAGAAATATCTATGAAATTAGGTTCTAAAGTTAAAAATAAGGATTTGTGGTGGAATAAAATTATGGAGCACCAAAGGGCTAATCCTTATGATGATTATTATGATTATATTAATTGGGAGATTGAATCTTTTCTTAGTAAATATCCTTACTTTAAACCTCTTTTTATTGTTTTGAATAATTCAGTAGAAAACATTCAGTAA
- a CDS encoding N-acetyltransferase family protein, which translates to MKWKSMAGRGFWKYTFRVWKVGLQPLKEHASHMMVGTKILCHFVVMWLLKDKVVGWIALSHTLSRATYSGSVEVRIYVDDSFKQKGIGYKLMQEIIRIAPKKGIWSLYAAIFSINVVSIKFHEKCGFRKIRYRERIDKDKFGKW; encoded by the coding sequence GTGAAATGGAAAAGTATGGCTGGCAGAGGGTTTTGGAAATATACTTTCAGGGTTTGGAAAGTGGGATTGCAACCTTTGAAAGAACATGCCTCACATATGATGGTTGGAACTAAAATCCTTTGTCATTTTGTCGTTATGTGGCTGTTGAAAGATAAAGTTGTAGGATGGATTGCACTTAGTCATACATTAAGTAGAGCTACCTATAGTGGATCTGTAGAAGTGAGAATATATGTTGATGATTCTTTTAAGCAAAAAGGAATAGGTTATAAATTAATGCAGGAAATTATCCGTATTGCTCCTAAAAAAGGGATTTGGAGTTTGTATGCAGCAATTTTTTCGATAAATGTTGTAAGCATTAAATTTCATGAAAAATGTGGGTTTAGAAAAATTAGATATCGAGAACGCATAGATAAAGACAAATTTGGAAAATGGTAG
- a CDS encoding adenylyltransferase/cytidyltransferase family protein: MKKIITYGTFDLFHKGHYNILKRAKEYGDYLVVGVTGENYDVGRGKLNVHDSLATRIENVQKTGFADEIIVEEYLGQKIDDIIKYDIDSFVIGDDWVGKFDHLSKYCNMVYLERTKGISSTQIREETFDQYDVGIVCDFVDDNQIVKEAKLVNGFEVKNVYSDDNKILNEFKERYGVKNTFDDYDAMLEESDIIYVHCAAVERFNYIQRALKAGKHVLYDPPAAFSSDKLMKLMELSKENNVILMENTKMVHIYVFNQLLWMAQGGLIGDILSFNCSISKNDITRSNLFYDLGAIALLPMLKIMGDNYDNFDFQVSKDGDNIEFASMNFVYPKGRAIINVGNTVRVDNQIEIIGTEGTIRMRGDWWRSKSFELHTPGSSDVQLFNTNFEGNGFKYLIRDMSRMLSNNRIDSKSIFEEESLKIVEILEYIRKERYNND, translated from the coding sequence ATGAAAAAAATTATTACATATGGAACATTTGATTTATTTCATAAAGGACACTACAACATACTTAAAAGAGCAAAGGAGTATGGTGATTATTTGGTTGTAGGTGTTACTGGTGAAAATTATGACGTTGGGCGTGGAAAGTTAAATGTTCACGATTCACTTGCAACTAGAATAGAAAATGTGCAAAAAACAGGGTTTGCAGATGAAATTATAGTTGAGGAATATCTTGGCCAGAAAATTGATGATATCATTAAATATGATATTGATTCATTTGTTATTGGTGATGATTGGGTAGGCAAATTCGATCATTTATCTAAGTACTGTAATATGGTATATCTCGAAAGAACCAAGGGTATTTCCAGCACTCAAATTAGGGAAGAAACCTTTGATCAATATGATGTGGGTATTGTTTGTGATTTCGTTGATGATAATCAGATTGTAAAAGAAGCTAAATTAGTCAATGGTTTCGAAGTTAAAAATGTTTACAGTGATGATAATAAAATATTAAATGAATTTAAGGAAAGATATGGTGTTAAAAACACTTTTGATGATTATGATGCAATGCTTGAAGAATCTGATATTATTTATGTTCATTGCGCTGCTGTTGAAAGATTTAATTACATTCAAAGAGCCCTCAAAGCAGGCAAACATGTTCTATATGATCCTCCTGCAGCATTCAGTTCAGATAAATTAATGAAATTAATGGAATTATCAAAAGAAAATAATGTCATTTTAATGGAAAATACTAAAATGGTTCATATTTATGTATTCAACCAATTATTATGGATGGCACAAGGTGGTTTAATAGGTGATATCTTAAGCTTTAACTGTTCCATATCTAAAAATGATATCACTCGTTCTAATTTATTTTATGACTTAGGTGCAATAGCATTGCTTCCAATGTTAAAAATTATGGGAGATAATTATGACAATTTTGATTTCCAAGTATCTAAAGATGGGGACAATATTGAATTTGCTTCAATGAATTTTGTCTATCCAAAAGGTAGGGCAATAATCAATGTTGGAAACACTGTTCGTGTTGATAATCAAATTGAAATCATTGGAACAGAAGGAACAATACGTATGAGAGGAGATTGGTGGAGAAGCAAAAGCTTTGAATTACATACCCCAGGTTCTAGTGATGTTCAGTTATTTAATACCAATTTTGAAGGAAATGGTTTCAAATATTTAATTAGAGACATGTCAAGGATGCTGTCTAACAATCGTATTGATTCAAAAAGTATTTTTGAAGAAGAATCATTAAAAATTGTTGAAATACTTGAATACATAAGGAAAGAGAGGTACAATAATGATTAA
- a CDS encoding ornithine cyclodeaminase, with product MIKVFDFETCKKIGTKLSSENFFDWVDFALKNKTDFQMPIKSRMSQDHGDYYACMPCMYEDENIAGLKMIGRHLLNPGETRSTMLGDMLLYEADTGVLNALIDMEYITTLRTGAAAAHSALLFSKKDFKTVGLFGLGNIMFACIDVLMSKIKDREITFKLYKYHNHEERFMDYFSKYPNMKFELCDTYEETIIGSDLIISAVTRATEDFASDECYKEGCTVIPIMTLGFQNCDLFFDKVFADEVNQIRGFKYFDQFKSVENVSDVLLSKVKGRTNDKERILVYNYGLAIHDLYFASKFYKNSLDLENEIKDKFFMI from the coding sequence ATGATTAAGGTTTTTGATTTTGAAACCTGTAAAAAAATAGGTACAAAATTATCTTCAGAAAACTTTTTTGATTGGGTTGATTTTGCTTTAAAAAATAAAACAGATTTTCAAATGCCTATTAAATCCCGTATGAGTCAAGATCATGGGGATTACTATGCTTGTATGCCTTGTATGTATGAAGATGAAAATATTGCAGGTTTAAAAATGATTGGTCGTCATTTGTTAAATCCTGGAGAAACTCGTTCAACAATGCTTGGCGATATGTTATTGTACGAAGCAGATACTGGTGTTTTAAATGCTTTAATTGACATGGAGTATATTACTACATTAAGAACTGGTGCGGCAGCTGCACATTCTGCTTTACTTTTTTCAAAAAAAGATTTTAAGACAGTTGGTCTTTTTGGTTTGGGAAATATAATGTTTGCATGTATTGATGTATTGATGTCTAAAATCAAAGACCGTGAAATTACTTTTAAATTATATAAATATCATAATCATGAAGAAAGGTTTATGGATTATTTCTCAAAGTATCCGAATATGAAATTTGAATTGTGTGATACTTATGAAGAAACAATAATTGGCAGTGATTTAATTATTTCTGCTGTTACAAGAGCCACAGAAGATTTTGCTTCTGATGAATGTTATAAAGAAGGTTGTACAGTTATACCTATTATGACATTAGGTTTCCAGAATTGTGATTTGTTTTTTGACAAAGTATTTGCTGATGAAGTTAATCAGATTAGAGGATTTAAATATTTTGACCAATTCAAATCAGTTGAGAATGTATCTGATGTATTATTGAGTAAAGTAAAAGGCCGTACTAATGATAAAGAAAGAATTTTAGTATATAATTATGGTTTGGCTATACATGATTTGTACTTTGCTTCAAAATTTTATAAAAACTCATTGGATTTGGAAAATGAAATAAAAGATAAATTTTTTATGATATAA
- a CDS encoding LicD family protein, whose amino-acid sequence MNKVQENLFNLVLEIDDICTKYDVEYYLAGGTALGTVRNHRFLPWDDDVDLYITRDNWNKLRNVIETEDNVVPEGRTFVYNGNTKYYNNPIVRYTDNTTTAIYKSQALPGKACGQHIEFFIMDPMPTGEEEIQEYIKYLRIYTELMSPYFVVNKNLSLDEWKEHYKLYEKYCDRVDSEGEDKVLKELEDKLLYFSTEECVEFCMRWGIQILRYRKEHLGTPRLENFEGNLLPVAEQSECIFRIAYGDSWMYVPDYEEQIVHNAFQDIEIPFSEYTDLYLDKINRDSVFEKYKINKRSNARAFYNRRKIDSLIAKEKVFVQSQHITKNIEGKEDFLRQLQENKDYDAVFDELNEYISLQLVGDVRKYGIMVPISDKNLSTLLLCYIEKGEYFNANKFLTVRKMQENPLSDELMKIDDIITFCRKLSVARYDDKDESMVQSLIDEYSVKYPDLLDIHRSKLWIMDNNADSLDDYRAIDEYCKDILEMYPFDGEVMAIQAKAKMECGLDNEAMDLYNNAIYNTRNGLIWQKIENETGISRIDLERDFIEELNNEE is encoded by the coding sequence ATGAATAAAGTACAAGAAAATCTTTTCAACTTAGTGTTGGAAATTGATGATATTTGTACTAAATATGATGTTGAATACTATTTAGCTGGTGGTACTGCATTAGGTACTGTTAGAAATCATCGTTTCTTACCTTGGGATGATGATGTTGATTTGTATATTACAAGGGATAACTGGAATAAATTAAGGAATGTTATTGAAACAGAGGATAATGTTGTTCCTGAAGGACGTACTTTTGTATATAATGGAAATACAAAGTATTATAACAATCCAATTGTTAGGTATACTGATAATACAACCACTGCAATTTATAAATCACAGGCATTACCTGGAAAAGCATGTGGTCAGCATATTGAATTTTTCATTATGGATCCAATGCCTACTGGTGAAGAAGAAATCCAGGAATATATTAAATATCTTCGTATTTACACAGAACTGATGTCCCCGTATTTTGTTGTAAACAAAAATTTATCTCTTGATGAATGGAAGGAACATTATAAATTATATGAAAAATATTGTGATAGAGTTGATTCTGAAGGTGAAGATAAAGTTCTTAAGGAATTAGAAGACAAATTACTCTATTTTTCAACTGAAGAATGTGTTGAGTTCTGTATGCGTTGGGGAATTCAAATATTAAGATATAGAAAAGAACATTTGGGAACTCCTAGATTGGAAAATTTTGAAGGTAATTTACTCCCTGTTGCTGAACAAAGTGAATGTATTTTTAGAATAGCATATGGGGATAGTTGGATGTATGTTCCAGATTATGAAGAACAAATAGTTCATAATGCTTTCCAAGATATTGAAATTCCTTTCAGTGAATACACTGATTTATATCTTGATAAAATAAATCGTGATTCTGTTTTTGAAAAATATAAAATAAATAAACGTAGTAATGCTCGTGCATTTTACAATAGAAGAAAAATTGATAGTTTAATTGCTAAAGAAAAAGTCTTTGTTCAATCTCAACATATAACTAAAAATATTGAAGGAAAAGAGGATTTCTTGCGTCAATTACAAGAAAATAAGGATTATGATGCTGTCTTTGATGAACTTAATGAATATATTTCTTTACAATTAGTTGGCGATGTTCGCAAGTATGGTATTATGGTTCCGATTTCTGATAAAAATCTTTCAACATTATTGTTATGTTATATTGAAAAAGGAGAATATTTTAATGCTAATAAGTTCTTAACTGTTCGTAAAATGCAGGAAAATCCATTATCTGATGAACTAATGAAAATAGATGATATTATTACTTTTTGTAGAAAGTTATCTGTTGCTCGTTATGATGATAAAGATGAATCCATGGTTCAATCATTAATTGACGAGTACAGTGTTAAATATCCTGATTTATTAGATATACATCGTTCAAAATTATGGATTATGGACAATAATGCAGATTCATTAGATGATTATAGGGCTATTGATGAATATTGTAAGGATATTTTAGAGATGTATCCATTTGATGGTGAAGTAATGGCTATTCAAGCTAAAGCAAAGATGGAATGTGGTTTGGATAATGAAGCAATGGATCTTTATAATAATGCGATATATAATACAAGAAATGGTCTGATTTGGCAAAAAATTGAAAATGAAACTGGTATTAGTCGTATAGATTTGGAACGTGATTTCATTGAGGAGTTAAATAATGAAGAGTAA
- a CDS encoding SDR family oxidoreductase, whose translation MDRLKDKVAIITGSTSGIGIGIARLFAEEGAKVVICGRREEKGQAVVDNITKEGGEAYYHFFDITDTDSIEKLIDDTAEKYGNIDILVNNAANVALKDGSISELTIDMWDAIFESDLRGTFYATKCVIPYLQKNENGGSIINIGSMASCGGDLGSTAYACAKSGVDMLTQYTALQYGKDNIRCNCVRPGLIVTPENEANVPEVLRNIFLSNIMVNRYGGPEDIGHMCVYFASDESEYVTGQIINVDGGLNSHVSTSAQFRELNSRTW comes from the coding sequence ATGGATAGATTAAAAGATAAAGTAGCTATCATTACTGGTTCTACAAGTGGTATTGGAATCGGTATTGCTAGATTATTTGCTGAAGAAGGTGCTAAAGTAGTTATTTGTGGACGTAGAGAAGAAAAAGGACAAGCAGTTGTTGATAATATCACAAAAGAAGGAGGAGAAGCTTATTATCACTTCTTTGATATTACTGACACTGACAGTATTGAAAAATTAATTGATGATACTGCAGAAAAATATGGAAATATTGACATTTTAGTAAACAATGCTGCTAATGTAGCTCTAAAAGACGGAAGTATTAGTGAATTGACTATAGACATGTGGGATGCTATCTTTGAGAGTGATTTACGCGGTACATTCTATGCTACAAAATGTGTAATTCCATACTTACAAAAAAATGAAAATGGTGGATCTATTATAAACATTGGATCAATGGCATCATGTGGTGGGGATTTAGGTTCTACTGCTTATGCATGTGCTAAATCTGGTGTTGACATGCTTACACAATACACCGCACTCCAATATGGTAAAGATAATATTCGTTGTAACTGTGTACGTCCTGGATTAATAGTAACTCCAGAAAATGAAGCAAATGTGCCTGAAGTCTTAAGAAACATTTTCTTAAGTAATATCATGGTAAACCGTTATGGTGGTCCAGAAGATATAGGTCATATGTGCGTATATTTCGCATCTGATGAAAGTGAATATGTTACTGGACAAATAATCAATGTAGATGGTGGTCTTAACTCCCATGTATCCACATCAGCACAATTTAGAGAGTTAAACTCTCGTACATGGTAA
- a CDS encoding MmcQ/YjbR family DNA-binding protein: protein MNRDELENYILENYSSEIDFPWAKFPNYEVFRHKDNRKWFALIMDVSKNKLELEGDESMDVVNFKCDPILIDSLRNEDGFFPAYHMNKEHWITVSLDDVCDEKIKMLLDISFELTLSK, encoded by the coding sequence ATGAACCGTGATGAACTGGAAAATTATATTTTAGAAAATTATTCTTCAGAAATTGACTTTCCATGGGCTAAATTCCCAAATTATGAAGTATTCCGTCATAAAGATAATAGAAAATGGTTTGCTTTGATTATGGATGTTTCAAAGAATAAACTTGAATTGGAAGGGGATGAAAGTATGGATGTTGTAAATTTCAAGTGTGATCCAATACTTATAGATTCATTAAGAAATGAGGATGGCTTTTTTCCAGCATATCATATGAATAAAGAGCACTGGATTACTGTTTCTCTCGATGATGTTTGTGATGAAAAAATAAAGATGTTATTGGATATAAGTTTTGAATTAACTTTATCTAAATAA
- the surE gene encoding 5'/3'-nucleotidase SurE has product MNILISNDDGVNAPGILAAKQAVEDLANVYVVAPDKNNSSVGRRISLFKHLKLESCELEDGSKAYSVSGSPADAVIVGADYVMDEKPDLVITGINQGVNISCDVTSSGTVCAAFEAVSMGIPAIAVSLFIDPKTSYKQDENGEWYVDYDFTLAKKVLHDLVLKIIDKGFPKDVDLFNLNVPTNHESEEVKITNLSHNMLDKKVIDNTDEEKSEIFNYHLEENQKSDDLIMIASDLIKEYEEGSDGYALFVEKCPSLTPLNVDMTSKNLKEW; this is encoded by the coding sequence ATGAATATTTTAATATCCAATGACGATGGAGTTAATGCACCTGGAATATTGGCTGCAAAACAGGCTGTTGAAGATTTGGCTAATGTATATGTTGTAGCACCAGATAAGAACAATAGTAGTGTGGGCCGTCGTATTTCACTGTTTAAACATTTGAAACTTGAATCATGTGAACTTGAAGATGGAAGCAAAGCATATTCTGTTTCAGGTAGTCCTGCAGATGCAGTAATTGTTGGTGCTGATTATGTAATGGATGAAAAACCGGATTTGGTGATAACCGGAATAAATCAGGGTGTGAACATTAGCTGTGATGTAACTTCATCAGGTACAGTATGCGCTGCCTTTGAAGCGGTCAGTATGGGAATTCCTGCAATTGCAGTTTCATTATTCATTGATCCAAAAACTTCTTACAAACAAGACGAAAATGGGGAATGGTATGTAGATTATGACTTCACTTTAGCGAAAAAAGTCTTGCATGATTTAGTATTGAAGATTATCGATAAAGGATTCCCTAAAGATGTTGACTTATTTAATTTAAATGTACCGACAAATCATGAATCTGAAGAGGTCAAGATTACTAATCTGTCACACAACATGCTTGACAAGAAAGTCATCGATAATACTGATGAGGAAAAAAGTGAAATCTTCAATTATCATCTAGAAGAAAATCAGAAAAGTGATGATTTAATCATGATTGCATCAGATCTTATTAAGGAATATGAAGAGGGAAGCGACGGATATGCATTATTTGTTGAAAAATGCCCTAGTTTAACTCCACTTAATGTTGATATGACTTCTAAAAATCTAAAAGAGTGGTAA
- a CDS encoding aminotransferase class V-fold PLP-dependent enzyme, with the protein MSHLFTIGPVEMFPETLEIGGKQVPYFRNDEFSQVVFSASAGLKRLLFNENGEIILLTSSGTGAMEATVMNCFTKEDNLIVIEGGSFGHRFAQICEVHDIPHKSVKVENGETLTKDMIEDVIGDEKFTGLLVNLDETSNGQLYDIKMLSEVCCENDLIFVVDAISAFLADEINMDKYGIDAVILSSQKALSLAPGLSVVALSEKILKRVEVIDSKSIYFDFKDHLKNAERGQTPFTPAVRIIIELDDMVKRLEEKGIENIIKETNEIAVYFRKRIKEIGLDYPKYPLSNAVTPVLFPDENADVIYRELIDKYGFTVNPSGGDLAKKMFRVSHVGKHSIDDVEELVVAIDNLVNNK; encoded by the coding sequence ATGAGTCATTTATTTACTATTGGACCAGTTGAAATGTTTCCAGAAACATTAGAAATTGGTGGAAAACAAGTACCATACTTTAGAAATGATGAGTTTTCACAGGTGGTATTTTCAGCTAGTGCTGGATTAAAAAGATTATTATTCAACGAAAATGGTGAAATTATTTTATTAACTTCATCAGGAACAGGAGCTATGGAAGCAACTGTAATGAACTGTTTTACAAAAGAAGACAACTTAATTGTAATTGAGGGTGGTTCTTTTGGTCATAGATTTGCTCAAATATGTGAAGTTCATGATATTCCACATAAATCTGTCAAAGTTGAAAATGGTGAAACTTTAACTAAAGACATGATTGAAGATGTAATTGGTGATGAAAAATTTACTGGTTTGCTTGTAAATCTTGATGAAACTTCAAACGGACAATTATATGATATTAAAATGTTATCTGAAGTTTGTTGTGAAAATGATTTAATTTTTGTTGTTGATGCAATTAGTGCTTTTTTAGCTGATGAAATCAATATGGATAAATATGGAATTGATGCAGTTATTTTAAGTTCACAAAAGGCATTATCATTGGCTCCAGGTTTATCTGTTGTTGCATTAAGTGAAAAAATATTAAAAAGAGTTGAAGTTATTGACTCAAAATCTATTTATTTCGATTTCAAAGACCATCTAAAAAATGCTGAAAGGGGACAAACTCCATTCACCCCTGCAGTTCGTATCATCATAGAATTAGATGACATGGTTAAACGTCTTGAAGAAAAAGGAATTGAAAACATTATAAAAGAAACAAATGAAATTGCTGTTTACTTTAGAAAAAGAATTAAAGAAATCGGTTTGGATTATCCTAAATATCCCTTATCCAATGCAGTTACTCCAGTATTGTTCCCAGATGAAAATGCTGATGTAATTTATAGGGAATTAATTGATAAATATGGTTTTACTGTAAATCCTAGTGGTGGAGATTTAGCTAAAAAAATGTTCCGTGTTTCTCATGTAGGTAAACATTCAATTGATGATGTTGAAGAATTGGTTGTTGCAATAGATAATCTTGTAAACAATAAATAA
- a CDS encoding NAD(P)H-dependent oxidoreductase, with translation MKNLLIVSGHPYASQSVGNKRIIETLKEKYPYARFDDLAIHYPDYNIDIEQEKEKLLWADIIVVQSPLFWYSMTSLIMRWFEEVFEHGWAYGSQNALQDKEIILGITAGSSNEDYTEDGKAGISVSEIIKPYEVIFEFCKMNYLGTVFTGGMFNTGDSTQDEIENMENLADKHCKDLMNLIE, from the coding sequence ATGAAAAATTTATTGATAGTTTCTGGTCATCCATATGCAAGTCAATCTGTTGGAAATAAAAGAATTATTGAAACTTTGAAAGAAAAGTATCCCTATGCAAGATTTGACGATTTAGCGATTCATTATCCAGATTACAACATTGATATTGAACAGGAAAAAGAAAAATTGTTATGGGCAGATATTATTGTAGTGCAATCTCCATTATTCTGGTATTCCATGACATCACTTATCATGAGATGGTTTGAAGAAGTATTTGAACACGGATGGGCATATGGTAGCCAAAATGCTCTTCAAGATAAGGAGATCATTTTAGGAATTACTGCAGGTTCTTCCAATGAAGATTATACTGAAGATGGAAAAGCAGGAATTTCTGTTAGTGAAATCATAAAACCTTATGAAGTCATTTTTGAATTCTGTAAAATGAATTATCTTGGAACAGTTTTCACCGGTGGTATGTTTAATACTGGAGACAGCACACAGGATGAAATTGAAAACATGGAAAATCTTGCAGATAAACACTGTAAAGATTTAATGAACTTAATTGAATGA
- a CDS encoding stage II sporulation protein M produces the protein MSIVMGGGESNSQIPIIFDDSLSAVDYFIHNFSVDLMTIISGLILSIFAILSIGYNAFLLGVSFSLDPIFCIVSILPHGIFEFVSLILSLSGALILTKLEIKLVKAAISKDKTVGEEWNESKIYIKDILLLILVSMVLLIVAAIIESNITPAIVHMFY, from the coding sequence TTGAGTATAGTTATGGGTGGTGGTGAGTCAAATTCTCAAATACCAATTATTTTTGATGATTCATTATCTGCAGTTGATTATTTTATCCACAATTTTTCAGTTGACCTAATGACTATTATAAGTGGTTTGATTCTATCAATATTTGCAATTTTGTCTATTGGATACAATGCATTTCTTTTGGGGGTTTCATTTTCACTTGATCCTATTTTTTGTATTGTCTCAATATTGCCTCATGGAATATTTGAATTCGTATCATTAATACTCTCATTAAGTGGAGCATTGATTTTAACAAAATTGGAAATAAAACTGGTTAAAGCTGCTATCAGTAAAGATAAAACAGTTGGGGAAGAATGGAATGAATCTAAGATATATATTAAAGATATTTTATTGTTGATTCTTGTATCTATGGTTCTTTTAATTGTCGCTGCAATTATTGAGTCAAACATTACTCCTGCTATTGTTCACATGTTTTATTAG
- a CDS encoding DUF11 domain-containing protein produces the protein MSVVLNNNDHSNVAEYIKIIIYYDILNNDVTVWDFTDKDYLHSSKSGVQKVISLYDSGVRVPDTEFKKINDTTFAVYDFVVVYSPDTRVQNLFGYNVEYYTIIYNMSLSKTCMDPNVSVGDTVRFVLNITNTGNWNITNPYIKEKSFDGLIYIGYTDDTGLWSYQDNYSWNYNGNLTEGQTAGLTVMFKVTKAGNFINIAVAGYNETTEIKYNVLENETYKVTANDTNETVNVTDNETYEFEELEDIDETENVTENTNEDIANSVSKSSYSAGAHGTGNPLLILLIGLVSCIFVPLKRKK, from the coding sequence ATGAGTGTTGTACTTAATAATAATGACCATTCTAATGTTGCTGAATATATTAAGATAATAATTTACTATGATATTCTTAATAATGATGTGACAGTATGGGATTTTACTGATAAAGATTATTTACATAGTTCTAAAAGTGGTGTTCAAAAGGTTATTTCATTATATGATAGTGGAGTACGTGTTCCTGACACTGAATTTAAGAAAATAAATGACACTACATTTGCAGTCTATGATTTTGTAGTTGTTTATTCACCAGATACTCGTGTACAAAACTTATTTGGTTACAATGTTGAGTATTATACAATTATTTATAATATGTCTTTAAGTAAGACATGTATGGATCCTAATGTTTCAGTTGGGGATACTGTAAGATTTGTATTGAATATTACAAATACTGGTAACTGGAATATAACAAATCCTTACATTAAAGAAAAGAGTTTTGATGGTTTAATTTATATAGGTTATACTGATGATACTGGATTGTGGTCTTATCAAGACAATTATTCCTGGAATTATAATGGTAATTTGACTGAAGGGCAAACAGCTGGTTTAACTGTAATGTTTAAAGTTACTAAGGCAGGTAATTTCATTAATATTGCTGTTGCAGGGTATAATGAAACTACTGAGATTAAATATAATGTTTTAGAAAATGAAACTTATAAAGTCACTGCTAACGATACAAATGAAACTGTTAATGTAACAGATAATGAAACATATGAATTTGAAGAACTTGAGGATATTGATGAGACTGAAAATGTTACTGAGAATACCAATGAAGATATTGCAAATTCAGTAAGCAAATCATCTTATTCTGCAGGAGCTCATGGTACTGGTAATCCATTATTAATTTTATTAATTGGATTGGTTTCATGTATTTTTGTACCATTAAAACGTAAAAAATAG